From a single Methanofollis sp. W23 genomic region:
- the larC gene encoding nickel pincer cofactor biosynthesis protein LarC has protein sequence MRALLIDPRVGGIAGDMLVAALVDLTGLTEPLTSLAEAVATLPGCAAFDVAVTETAHGIRAKKLRVMLPERQAGSDGDLVAAMEEVIERVGLSPGAAATARGVLKDLVEAERRLHPSGFSRHAVASADTIFDILGPLLLMEEAGLWGCPVYATPPALGGGTIPTGEGEVGGPAPAALEICARHRLPISECALGMELTTPTGAALLANLAVVADWFPAMVPARIGYGAGTREQNGRHNLLRVVEGEIGDLVDERIVVLETNLDDITGETVGYTFERLFAAGAVDVYITPAIGKKHRPVQVLSVITDHARYQDLIRILMDETGTLGVRVREEPRLVAERSREAVEVEVGGRTFQVRVKTSRSCGRVVAIKPEFEDMKEIALTLGMPFRAVADEVHRHLPGLREESGGPRTS, from the coding sequence ATGAGAGCGCTGCTCATCGACCCGAGGGTCGGGGGGATCGCGGGCGACATGCTCGTCGCCGCCCTCGTCGACCTCACCGGGCTGACTGAACCCCTCACCTCTCTTGCAGAGGCGGTCGCCACCCTGCCCGGATGTGCGGCCTTCGACGTGGCGGTCACCGAGACCGCGCACGGGATCAGGGCAAAGAAACTCAGGGTCATGCTCCCTGAGAGGCAGGCCGGGTCTGACGGCGACCTGGTGGCGGCGATGGAGGAGGTGATCGAGAGGGTCGGGCTCTCCCCAGGTGCGGCGGCGACGGCCAGGGGCGTGCTGAAAGACCTGGTCGAGGCCGAGCGGCGGCTCCACCCTTCGGGGTTTTCCCGCCATGCCGTCGCCTCGGCCGACACGATCTTCGATATCCTGGGCCCGCTCCTCCTGATGGAGGAGGCCGGGCTGTGGGGGTGTCCGGTCTACGCCACGCCCCCGGCGCTTGGCGGCGGGACAATCCCGACCGGCGAGGGCGAGGTCGGCGGCCCGGCCCCGGCAGCGCTCGAGATCTGTGCCAGGCACCGCCTCCCGATCTCTGAGTGTGCGCTCGGCATGGAACTCACCACCCCGACCGGCGCCGCCCTCCTTGCCAACCTGGCGGTCGTCGCGGACTGGTTCCCGGCGATGGTCCCCGCCCGCATCGGGTATGGGGCGGGCACCCGTGAACAGAACGGGCGGCACAACCTCCTGCGGGTCGTCGAAGGGGAGATCGGCGATCTGGTGGACGAGCGGATCGTGGTCCTGGAGACCAACCTCGACGACATCACCGGGGAGACGGTCGGCTACACCTTCGAACGCCTCTTTGCGGCCGGGGCGGTGGACGTCTATATCACCCCGGCGATCGGGAAGAAGCACCGGCCGGTGCAGGTGCTCTCGGTGATCACCGATCATGCCCGCTACCAGGACCTGATCAGGATCTTGATGGACGAGACCGGGACGCTCGGGGTGAGGGTGCGCGAGGAACCGCGGCTTGTCGCCGAGAGGTCGCGAGAGGCGGTGGAGGTCGAGGTGGGCGGGCGGACCTTCCAGGTGCGGGTGAAGACCTCACGCTCATGCGGGCGGGTGGTGGCTATCAAGCCGGAGTTCGAGGACATGAAGGAGATCGCTCTTACCCTCGGCATGCCCTTCAGGGCGGTGGCCGACGAGGTGCACCGGCATCTTCCTGGTCTCAGAGAGGAGTCGGGGGGGCCTCGCACCTCCTGA
- a CDS encoding HIT family protein: MSCPFCDPLADEVVARNDLAYARPDRYPVSPGHLLIVPFRHVPTYFEATAGEQAALLDLVARCRPLIEEAYHPDGYNLGINVGAAAGQTVPHLHLHLIPRYVGDVPDPRGGVRGVVPEKKTYP, translated from the coding sequence ATGAGTTGTCCATTCTGCGATCCCCTGGCCGACGAGGTCGTCGCCCGCAACGACCTTGCCTATGCACGTCCCGACCGCTACCCGGTCAGCCCCGGCCACCTCCTCATCGTCCCGTTCAGGCATGTCCCCACCTATTTCGAGGCGACCGCCGGGGAACAGGCGGCCCTCCTCGATCTCGTCGCCAGGTGCCGCCCGCTCATCGAGGAGGCCTATCACCCTGACGGGTATAATCTCGGGATCAATGTCGGCGCCGCTGCCGGGCAGACGGTGCCGCACCTCCATCTCCATCTCATCCCCCGCTATGTCGGGGATGTCCCTGACCCGAGGGGCGGGGTGCGGGGCGTGGTCCCGGAAAAAAAGACGTACCCATGA
- a CDS encoding ATP-binding protein — translation MTSILYVHNNAPPSDEVRECLEDGGAFSVTTTPSAGNALQVLHDRPFDAIISARSTGENDGISLLTHLREIGDPTPFIYLTGEEDESVIHALAHGADLCICRDCIEEDRHTFLKKVQALIHRKKRYPSSYPQSRATFFLDVLPAWTMVLDPQGKILYANQAAQEIASDVRGPPRSVVTRADPAPAAAPGGGLEGISVLSLTVEESRERLRIVIADACAGKETGPGEVWLKTPGEARIPVMVRAAPVTYLDEDAALLVLTDLTEQMALQKELEYHAAELRRFSESLARYTKKLTMMEEITRHDVLNQLTALLAHLEIAGEGGPGDHEYLDHLKVVRQAATAIRRQVEFTRTYQEVGADTPQWCALETIVAGLRPSTLAVRSEVKGVEIYADPLFEKVFFNLLDNTERHGEGAGNVLISCQENERGLRICWEDDGTGIRADEKEKIFRRGHGQNTGFGLYLSREILASTGIEIRETGREGEGARFEILVPDGRYRWAQDLAQGPHPSA, via the coding sequence ATGACATCCATACTTTATGTCCATAATAACGCCCCTCCCTCCGACGAGGTCAGGGAATGCCTGGAAGACGGAGGGGCGTTCTCGGTCACCACCACCCCCTCGGCAGGCAACGCCCTCCAGGTACTGCACGACCGTCCCTTCGACGCGATCATCTCGGCCCGCTCTACCGGAGAGAACGACGGGATCTCCCTTCTCACGCACCTCAGGGAGATCGGCGACCCGACGCCTTTCATCTATCTCACAGGGGAGGAAGACGAGAGCGTCATCCATGCACTCGCCCACGGCGCCGACCTCTGCATCTGCAGGGACTGCATCGAAGAGGACCGGCATACCTTCTTGAAAAAGGTCCAGGCCCTCATACATCGGAAAAAGAGGTACCCCTCCTCCTACCCCCAGTCCCGCGCCACCTTCTTCCTCGATGTCCTGCCTGCCTGGACCATGGTCCTCGACCCCCAGGGGAAGATCCTCTATGCAAACCAGGCCGCACAGGAGATCGCCTCTGACGTCCGGGGGCCTCCCAGGTCTGTCGTGACCCGTGCCGACCCCGCGCCTGCGGCGGCACCGGGCGGCGGTCTCGAAGGCATCTCCGTCCTCTCCCTGACCGTCGAAGAGTCCAGAGAACGCCTCAGGATCGTGATCGCAGATGCCTGTGCCGGAAAAGAGACCGGGCCTGGAGAAGTCTGGCTCAAGACCCCTGGCGAGGCGCGGATCCCTGTCATGGTCAGGGCGGCGCCGGTCACCTACCTGGACGAGGACGCCGCACTCCTCGTCCTGACCGACCTCACCGAACAGATGGCCCTCCAAAAAGAACTCGAGTACCACGCCGCCGAACTCAGACGGTTCTCTGAATCGCTGGCCAGGTACACCAAGAAACTCACCATGATGGAGGAGATCACCCGCCACGACGTCCTCAACCAGCTCACGGCCCTCCTCGCCCACCTCGAGATCGCCGGGGAGGGAGGGCCCGGAGACCACGAATATCTCGACCACCTCAAGGTGGTCCGCCAGGCCGCGACCGCCATCAGGAGGCAGGTCGAGTTCACCCGCACCTACCAGGAGGTCGGGGCCGATACCCCGCAGTGGTGTGCCCTGGAGACAATAGTGGCCGGATTGCGCCCCAGCACCCTTGCAGTCAGGTCAGAGGTGAAAGGCGTCGAAATCTATGCCGACCCCCTCTTTGAAAAAGTCTTCTTCAACCTCCTCGACAACACCGAACGCCACGGCGAGGGGGCCGGGAACGTTCTGATCTCGTGCCAGGAAAACGAACGAGGGCTGAGGATCTGCTGGGAGGACGACGGCACCGGGATCAGGGCAGACGAAAAAGAGAAGATCTTCAGGCGTGGGCATGGACAGAACACCGGGTTCGGACTCTACCTCTCCAGGGAGATCCTCGCGAGCACCGGGATCGAGATCAGGGAGACAGGCAGAGAAGGGGAAGGGGCGCGGTTTGAGATCCTGGTCCCTGACGGCCGGTACAGGTGGGCGCAGGACCTGGCGCAGGGCCCGCACCCGTCGGCCTGA
- a CDS encoding aldehyde dehydrogenase family protein, with product MTEPRPFLVGGERRTSEEILEVRFPYDHALVGTVCLAGQADLEDAVGAAELGFERTRRLPTHARTGVLTRLAALIEDWSDEIAETITLESGKTAVLARAEVARAVETLLLSAEEAGRIYGEVIPLDLTQATTGRTGYLRRVPLGIVLAVTPFNFPFNLACHKIGPAVAAGNAVVHRPSSKTPLSGLVLGDLLVEAGYPAEAVSVVPCTTDLAERMVRDDRIAFLSFTGSPAVGWHLRAIAGRTRVGLELGGNAAVVVDEDADLPYAAERIVQGGFSGAGQVCISVQRVFIHRSVFRTCLEMVLERTGALVSGDPRDGGVDVGPMISEEAAAAAEEKVGEAVEDGATVLAGGTRTGTLFAPTVLTDTLPEMRVNATEMFAPVITVTPFDDFDEVLARVNDSPFGLQAGIFTTRLDRAFHAFDECEVGGLIVNDVPTFRADAMPYGGVKASGVGREGPRYAIEEMTEPRLMVLHRRG from the coding sequence ATGACAGAGCCTCGACCTTTCCTTGTCGGCGGGGAGCGGCGGACGAGCGAAGAGATCCTTGAGGTCAGATTCCCGTACGACCACGCCCTCGTCGGCACCGTCTGCCTCGCCGGCCAGGCCGACCTGGAGGACGCCGTCGGTGCGGCGGAACTGGGGTTTGAACGCACCAGGCGGCTCCCGACGCATGCACGGACCGGCGTGCTCACCCGCCTTGCCGCCCTCATCGAAGACTGGAGCGACGAGATCGCGGAGACGATCACCCTGGAGAGCGGGAAGACCGCGGTCCTTGCGAGGGCCGAGGTGGCGCGTGCCGTCGAGACCCTTCTCCTCTCGGCCGAGGAGGCGGGGCGGATCTACGGCGAGGTGATCCCCCTCGACCTCACCCAGGCCACGACCGGGCGGACCGGCTACCTCCGCCGTGTCCCTCTCGGCATCGTGCTTGCGGTCACGCCCTTCAACTTCCCTTTCAACCTTGCCTGTCACAAGATCGGGCCGGCCGTGGCCGCCGGCAACGCCGTGGTCCACAGGCCTTCCTCAAAGACCCCGCTCTCAGGGCTCGTCCTCGGCGACCTCCTCGTCGAGGCCGGGTATCCGGCAGAGGCCGTCTCGGTCGTCCCGTGCACCACCGACCTTGCCGAAAGGATGGTGCGGGACGACAGGATCGCCTTCCTCTCCTTCACCGGGAGCCCGGCGGTCGGGTGGCACCTCCGCGCGATCGCCGGGAGAACGCGGGTCGGCCTCGAACTCGGCGGGAACGCCGCGGTCGTCGTGGACGAGGACGCCGACCTCCCGTACGCCGCCGAGCGGATCGTGCAGGGCGGGTTTTCTGGCGCCGGCCAGGTCTGCATCTCGGTCCAGCGGGTCTTCATTCACCGTTCGGTCTTCCGGACATGCCTGGAGATGGTCCTGGAACGGACCGGGGCGCTCGTGAGCGGCGACCCGAGGGACGGGGGCGTCGACGTCGGGCCGATGATCTCTGAAGAGGCCGCGGCGGCGGCCGAAGAAAAGGTCGGGGAGGCGGTCGAGGACGGGGCGACCGTCCTTGCCGGGGGGACGCGGACCGGCACCCTCTTTGCCCCGACCGTCCTCACCGACACCCTCCCTGAGATGCGGGTGAATGCCACCGAGATGTTTGCGCCGGTGATCACCGTCACCCCCTTCGACGACTTCGACGAGGTGCTCGCGAGGGTGAACGACTCCCCCTTCGGGCTGCAGGCCGGGATCTTCACCACCCGGCTCGACCGCGCCTTTCACGCCTTCGACGAGTGCGAGGTCGGCGGCCTGATCGTCAACGACGTCCCGACCTTTCGGGCCGACGCCATGCCCTACGGCGGGGTGAAGGCCTCAGGCGTGGGCAGGGAAGGGCCGCGGTATGCGATCGAGGAGATGACCGAGCCGCGGCTGATGGTCCTGCACCGGCGGGGGTGA